GATTGGGATGCGCTCTCCCTGGATGACTACCTCTCCCCGGATGCGGTGACCTTCATCGAGTGGGCGGACCCCGCGCAGGGCCTGCTGGAGGATCCCACCCTGATCCGGCTGGAGCACGAGTCGCCGCGGACCCGCCGGGTGAGCATCGAGGGGCCGGTCGCGGAGCGGATGGAATGTTGATCCTGGCTCTCGATGCCTCGACCTCCGTGGTGAGCGTCGCGCTGGGCCGGGTTGAGGGCGAAGAGCGCCGGGTGCTCGCCGAGATCTCGCTCGACGGCCGCGGGGCCTCGGAGGGACTGCTGCCGGCGGTGCACGCGGCGCTCGGGCTCGCCGGGGAGGAGCTCCGCTCGGTGGAGCGGATCGTCGCCGGTGTGGGTCCCGGAACCTTTACCGGCATCAGGATCGCGGCGGCCACCGCGCGTTCCCTCGCGCTCGGGAGCGGCATCCCCCTCTGCGCCAACCCCACGCTCGCGGCCCTCGCCGCCCCGGCCCTCTTCGTGAGTGGAGAGGTGCTCGCCGTGCTTGACGCAAAGCGCGGGGAGGTCTTCGCGCAGCCCTTCACCCCGGAGGGACCCTCCGGAGGGATCGTCTGCTGCAGGCCCGGAGAGTTGCGGGCCGGAGGCTCCCCGCTGGTCGTCGGGGACGGCGCGGTGCGCTACAGGGAGGAGCTCTCCGGGTTGGGCCGCATACCGCCCGACGACTCCCCGTTGCACCGGGTCTCCGCCGCGGGGCACGTCCTCTCCGCGGACCTGTCGCCCGTCGCCGCCGGGGAGGTCGTTCCGATCTACGTCCGCGAGCCGGACGCGGAGGTCCGGCGGGACCTGAACCCCTGGAGCCGCCCGTGAGGATCCGCCGGATGCGCCCGGAGGATCTTCCCGCCGTGATGGAGATAGAGGCCCTGAGCCTCCCGACCCCGTGGAGCGAGGATGTCTGGCGGCAGGAACTCGCGAGCCCCTTCGGGCTGTACCTGGTGCTCGAGGAAGGGGGGCGGGTGCGCGGTCAGATCGGAGCGCGGCGGGCCGCCGACGAGCTGCACGTGACCACCCTCGCGGTCCATCCCGAGAGTCGCCGGCGGGGCTACGGACGGGCCCTGCTCGAGGCCGCGGTCACCGAGGAGCACGGGATCCGGCGGGTGTTGCTCGAGGTCCGGCCGAGCAACGCTCCGGCCCGCGCCTTCTACGCCGCCCTCGGCTTCCGCGAGACCGGACACCGCCCCCGCTACTACGGGGACGAAGACGCACTGCTCATGACCCTCGACCTTCCCGGCGACGCCGCCGCTCCTCCCGCCGGCGCCTGAGCGCCTCCCGGCTCTCGAAGGGCTTGAGCAGGTAGAGCGCGGGCGCCACGCAGGCCAGAAACCCCGCGGCTAGCACGGTCACGAAGATAGGGTCCACCGGCCCGCGCACCACGTAGAGCACCAGCTGCGCCAGCACCACCAGGGCTATGAGCGCGAAGAGCAGGGAGAAGATGCGCATCGCCCCCCAAGTATACCCGGAGCCGTGCTATAAAACCGGGCGTATGATCCTCGCCATCGAGACGTCCTGCGACGACACCTGCGCGGCCGTGGTGGAACCCTCGGGTCGCCGCGCGCTCTCCAACGTAGTCCACACCCAGACCGAGCACTCCCGCTACGGCGGCGTCGTCCCGGAGGTGGCCTCCCGCGCGCACCTCGAGCGCATGGACGGCGTGATCGAGAAGGCCCTCTCGGACGCGGGCGTCACGCTCGACGACGTGGAGCGCGTGGCCGTCACCGTCCGGCCCGGCCTGATCGGGGCTCTGCTCGTCGGGGTGGCCGCAGCCAAGGGGCTCGCCTACGCCCGGCGGCTCCCGCTCGTCCCCGTGAACCATCTGGAGGGGCACGTGGCCGCCGCCTACCTGGAGGATCCGGACCTGGAGCCGCCGTTCGTGGCGCTGGTCGCCTCCGGGGGACACACGGCGCTGTACGCGGTGGGGAAAGACCGCGCTATGCGCCTGCTCGGCGAGACGCTCGACGATGCCGCCGGTGAAGCGCTGGACAAGGGCGCGCGGATGCTGGGCCTGGGCTTCCCGGGCGGGC
The Rubrobacter xylanophilus genome window above contains:
- the tsaB gene encoding tRNA (adenosine(37)-N6)-threonylcarbamoyltransferase complex dimerization subunit type 1 TsaB gives rise to the protein MLILALDASTSVVSVALGRVEGEERRVLAEISLDGRGASEGLLPAVHAALGLAGEELRSVERIVAGVGPGTFTGIRIAAATARSLALGSGIPLCANPTLAALAAPALFVSGEVLAVLDAKRGEVFAQPFTPEGPSGGIVCCRPGELRAGGSPLVVGDGAVRYREELSGLGRIPPDDSPLHRVSAAGHVLSADLSPVAAGEVVPIYVREPDAEVRRDLNPWSRP
- the rimI gene encoding ribosomal protein S18-alanine N-acetyltransferase; this encodes MRPEDLPAVMEIEALSLPTPWSEDVWRQELASPFGLYLVLEEGGRVRGQIGARRAADELHVTTLAVHPESRRRGYGRALLEAAVTEEHGIRRVLLEVRPSNAPARAFYAALGFRETGHRPRYYGDEDALLMTLDLPGDAAAPPAGA
- the tsaD gene encoding tRNA (adenosine(37)-N6)-threonylcarbamoyltransferase complex transferase subunit TsaD, translating into MILAIETSCDDTCAAVVEPSGRRALSNVVHTQTEHSRYGGVVPEVASRAHLERMDGVIEKALSDAGVTLDDVERVAVTVRPGLIGALLVGVAAAKGLAYARRLPLVPVNHLEGHVAAAYLEDPDLEPPFVALVASGGHTALYAVGKDRAMRLLGETLDDAAGEALDKGARMLGLGFPGGPAISRAAEGGDPGRYGFPVALREKNSLDFSFSGLKTSLLYRIRELGPERVREELAHLAAGYEAAVVEALARKLLRAAELQRAGAVVVAGGVAANGRLRRRLREECSERGIGLVVPPPALCTDNAAMIGAAAVHTPEISWPGYLALNARSV